The genomic region GGGCGTCACCGGCCTGTTCGCGCTGGCGGAATTCGTCGGCGACAAGCTGCCCTGGCTCGACAGCCTGTCCGACGCCGTGCATACCCTGATTCGTATCCCGGCCGGCGCCGCGCTTGCCGCCGCCTTCTTCGCCGACGGCAGCGCGGCCGTGCAGGCGCTCGCGTTGCTGCTGGGCGCCTCGATCGCCGCCGGCACGCACATCGCAAAGGCCGGCGGCCGGGCCATGATCAACGCCTCGCCCGAACCGGTCTCGAACGTGGCCGCCTCGCTGGGAGAGGAGGCCGTGTTAGTCTCGGGCGGGTGGCTGGCGCTGTTCCATCCGCTGGTGTTTCTGCTGCTGCTCGCGCTGTTCCTGCTGGCGGTGGCGGTGTTCCTGCGCCGCTTGTGGCGCGCCCTGCGCGCCCGGTGGCCGCGTGCGGCGTGAAGGTGCGGTACGGATTGGATGGGCGCGGAGACAGCCTTGAATGGCTGTCCCCATTATGATGCCTGAGGGTGACATGTCTGGGAGGAAAGCGATGAGACGAAAGATGGTCCGGTGGTTCAGTGGCGCGGCGGTCTGGGCACTGGCGGCGACGGCGTTGCTCGGGCTGGGCGGC from Gammaproteobacteria bacterium harbors:
- a CDS encoding DUF4126 domain-containing protein, encoding MIPHAALAAAVAWGAGLRLYLVLFVLGLLHRLEVLQLPPALEFLQHPLIMGVTGLFALAEFVGDKLPWLDSLSDAVHTLIRIPAGAALAAAFFADGSAAVQALALLLGASIAAGTHIAKAGGRAMINASPEPVSNVAASLGEEAVLVSGGWLALFHPLVFLLLLALFLLAVAVFLRRLWRALRARWPRAA